CTCAGTGGTTTTTTTTGTGCATACCAATCTTTCAAAGCATTTTCCAGTACTGTTCGTTGGTGGATTACCTAAGATTTCCTAAAGATAAGTATcgtattgtatttgtgtttggtgttgtctgtctgtaaaattagctaaattaacatataaattaatcaCTTGCACCAAATTTAATATCATCTAAAAATAGTGCTTCTcacaggtccattaatcccctgcaCAAACATTCCTTTtcactacaattttttttaaaaatagttaaatactATAGTTTTAAATTCACCCCTTTTAATTATTGTCTCATTTTCAATGGAGCCATTCgtggacacagtgtggatgtacatgtatgctgcatgtatggaggagactgctttggatgaaatgcaaggtgctgcaaatgtgggagtggctggagagaatgttgatgtatgtgatgtgaatgtcagtatggaagagggagaggctgtgggagagaatggtggCTGCATTGTCCAGTGCGGCAAGTAGGACTAGAATCCCCAGGCCGCGTCTGTACCGCAACAGGCGTTTGCTTGATGGATTGCCCGAGGACGAGGTGAGAAGACTATATCGCCTATCCTCCTctgcaatttacaatctgtatgagattgtaaaacAGGACCTGGAACCTCGTTACCCTAGTAACCGTgcagtccctggacttgccaaactgcttggtgctttgcattttcttgcctcaggaacatttcagcccaccttAGCAGTTATTGCCGGGTATTCCCATCCCACTTTTTCTAGGAtcctgttccaggtcctaaatgccctcaaaaagcacactgcaACGTATGGTAATTTCCCGCAGTCTGCCAATGAGTGGCGTGAGGTCAAAGCAAAATTTTAtgctttgtctcaaatgcccaatgtgctgggtgcaattgattgcacccacattgcCCTTACACCACCCCGTCAAATGGAAGAATGTTTTCGTAATCAaaaacacttccattccataaatgttcagatggtttgtgatgcaaaacaaaaaatcacCAATGTTGTTGTTGGTTTCCCAGGTTCATCCCATGACTCCTTCATCTTGCAACAGTCGTCCTTGTTCCGGAATTTCGAAGCAAGATCCTTTCCAGATGGCTGGCTGCTTggtactgggttttttttttggtttttttttgtgttgttaaCTGTGTATTACAAGTGTAGTTGTAAACCCTTAAAAAAATCTAATGTTGTGTCactgtttttaaaaatgcttctatttttttttttgtttaaggcGACGCTGGATATGGGAATCGTTCCTGGTTGCTGACTACTTTAAGCAACCCTGTATCTTCCTCAGAAAAAAGGTACCAATCAGCACACATTCGTACCAGGGGTGTAATAGAAAGAACCTTTGGTGCACTTAAAAGCCGGTTTCGCTGTTTAGACAGGTCCGgcggtgtgcttttatattcaccctccaaagtttgtgatataattattggttgTTGTATTCTccacaatatttgtattgcaaaccaATTGGAGGTGGAAATAGATCCAGACATTAGTTTGGATTTGGACCTTTCTCCTGAGCTTGGTCAGATTGAGGAGTTAGCAACTCATGTTCATCAACGtgttatagaagatttatttccatgtaagtattatttattttacaaaggttaaaaatgatgtgtgtattcaaataaaaaatgatgtcCTTGTCCTATTATATATACAGGAAAGATGGCAAACTGTGTACCTGCCCCCAAAGGAGGATATTATCTAGCATTTCAGAAAATGGGTAAGGAAGTGAAAAATGAAATCATGGTgagtataatgtttttttaatactttacacaatgtatttgttgtattgcatttatatgtaaggGAGTGATGTGATTGGATATGTCAATTGATAACTCAAATGTTTTGACAATATTGCTGacccttaataatttttttttgcaatgcaaaccaaatttatttttcttaatcactgacctatttttttgttttctaagaTCTCCTACAAACAAAGCAACATGGATCATTTGGATATTGGACTGAAAAATAATATGCAGAGAGAAGCAGTGTGGTGTCcactagattttttattttttcctatgacaatacacaatgaaataaaaactacCTATTCgaaaatgtattcaaatataaGTTTCAAAACGTGATCACTGCAGTACCTTTCTGAATAATCATTCAACAAAAGTGACTTAGGTTTGAAATCTGGTTtccctttttttgtttgttatcaataaaaaaaaaaaaaatattttttgttttggtgataggcactatagcaggggaagagaaacgcagtttgggtcccactggCATAATTACTAAACAACCACAGACTGTTCAGTGCTGCCCTTGATTCCCTAGTGAGTGGTGTCCCCTGAAAAATttaagcacccccccccccctagggacacccagcccagtgctgatagcactagggctcttcctaataCCCCTGGCCTGTGGCTATTagtgtaataaatggggattttgtttttttaaaaaaaacaaaaaaacaatttgtatttgagaaactacatgtcccagccagctatgtttgcctaaatagtgtggccatgctgctacttgtctaactacaagcagcagggtacccatggcacccaaggaatgttggcacttggagaaccacaagtgccttcATGCTCTTACACACACGGCTGGCTGGgagctgtagttccacaaatcaaaatgtaaaattaaagcacaacaccctcatttcaaccacaaatctttattaaaaataataaaaccgcaagaaatacagtaaacaccctcatgtacaccatagaattttattctaaaaacaaaataataaaaaaattagcaTTGCTGAAATACTCTGTTGCAGCCTTTAGTAGAAAGACATGACAGCTACAGTGTTCTGAAGCAGATGTAGATCTTCTGAACCTGTGAAAAGAGCCCAAAAAtggtattaaaataaaacaaaaatacctGTGGTCCCACCTAAATTTtaacttaaccctagtgctgccgaCATACTGCTGTTTAATTTAAAATCTCTGGAAAAATTGACATAGGGTCCCCAGTATTTTCaatgaaccagcactaggcaaaccagccggggtgataggcactatagcaggtggGGGAAACGCATTTGAGTCCaaatgccataatgactaaacacccacagactgttcagcgctgccctggattccctagggagtgtgttccccttgaaaaatgtaagcaaaccacccccctagggacacccagcccactgctaatagcactagggctcttcctaccaccctgggctgtgggtagtagggtaataaaggaagaatatttgtgaaaaaataaaaataaaaaaacattttatgttgtggaactacaggtcccagccagcaatgttgcccaaaatagtgtggtcACGCTGCTACCAGTAtaagtacaagcaccagcgtacccacggcagccagggcatgtcaGCACTTGGCAAagcacaagtgcaaacatgccgtGACACCCACGGCagcctgagacctgtagttccactaaactaaatgtatttcttgtagttttattttttagaataaagatttgtggttgtaatgagggtgttgtgattttatttaacaatttagtttagtgggtatgctggtgcttgtacttaTACTAATAGCAGCGTGGCCACACTATTTAGCtaaacatggctggctgggacatgtagttccacaaatcatttttttgggggggttttccatacaaaatccccatttattaccctactacccagagCCCCTGgctagtaggaagagccctagtgctatcagcactggcatgggtgtccctaggggggtggcccgcttacatttttcaaggggaccacactccctagggaatccaagccagcgctgaacagtctgtgggtgtttaatcATTATGGCATTTGGACTCAAActgagtcccccccccccctcaccccctgctatagtgcctatcacccaagttgttttgtctagtgctggttctgATAAATAAGGGCAAACCCAAcgcaaaaaaaattctagattttTACTTAACCAGTAGTAGACTGTCAGGAATACGTTTACAAGCAAATAGAAGGGGgaaaactatttttcttttttaggggcttataaatttaaatttaatttcattttttttttacctgcctgAGCTATGGCACAATGAAAGTCaatacagtgatgtgtttatacaaacaGAAGCTATAATACACCCTGTTGTATcaatacctttttaaagaaaacccTCTACTTattttaatcccattgaaaattatCTCAAATTTCTATCTGCAGTGTTAAACATTCAACTCTTTCCTTGAAAGTTAATTAAATTATACTATGTTTTACCTaaggactatttttttttttttttacatttaataaagttattaTTATGTATACAAATTTAACCTCTAATGAGTATATATCAGAGTAGGACCAATTACACCCTTCATACATGTATCCAAAAGTTTAGGGTACATGCAAAAATTTATTGTCTATTCTCTCTATTGTCATGttcagcatttatttattaaaaaaaatgattccagTTAACAAGTGTCCAACATCCTAAAATTTTGGAAATACTATAcccaataaatattgtgtatgtaACTGAATTTGAGGAAGGTGTATCTATCTAATAAATATAGAAGCAATAAATTCAAAAGTtaaattttattgtacaaaatacataataaaaattttaatacatttttctacaGTTCAGTCAGTCCCTTGGATTTTCAAGCTGTTTCTTTCAAATGACATCCACTAATTCCATCCGAAcatctgcaagaaaaaaaaatattaaaagcttatctgtgaaATTAGTATTCCATTTCACATCGAAATACTGGAACATTGATAGTGCTAATGTTGATAAGGAGACAACATATCCTATTGTTGTAATATTGAAAAGACCAACTATTATATGTACACATTCAAATTTTTGACTGCCTTAACAATGTATGTCTAAGTCAATAATTCTATAGTTTATTACCTGAAAATTTTAGTTATGGCTGCAATTTTCGATTCCATATTCGTGAAAGTTGTATCCAGCCAATATTTGGGTGCaatcttaaaaaattaaaaagaaagaagtgtATGTGAAACctgtatttttatacaaaattaaaacataacttttaaaacaaggaaggatcagtatggactggaatataaaatttatatttcattgtcCATGTCACATAATATCCCTTacattcaggaaaaaaaaaaaaaggttacattacaaatattacaacgaataaactgaaacaaactcacCGAATATTTAACATTACTGATCATTCCTGATGTTGAAAGGTCTTTACATTTCACTTTTTTCTGCGTTATCAtgataaaagagtaaaaatattatttaaaaacttaaattttctaaaggataaaataaatatatatatatatatatatatatatatatatacacacacacagacacacacacacggggagacacacacacacggggagaCGCATACATCCtatagagaaataaataaataccaaataACATTGTAACGTAATGCTTTTGAATGATGTTATCCTCTTGCTTTCACTTCCTACGCATTTTGATCCACGATGCTTCTGGCTTACCTAGAATTGAAGGTAAAACATAGAAATTAGGATACATTTACATTCATATaagaaacgaaaaaaaaaaaacacatttctcacaaatatgcatttttaatcCTGAAAAGTAGACATTACTGTACATATgacatatttatgttttaatgtcACTAACCTATTAGCAGTTATAtacgcttttttaaaaaaattactttcttACCCTTCTTCCTCAGATGAAACGGGGTTGATGATTTCCTCTTCTGGATCTTCCTGTAACAATCTTCTCCTTGCTGATTTCGGTCTTCTTACTTCCACCACGGGGGTGTGGAGTGCAGATGACATCCTCTGCTGGGGTGCTGCTGGAACAAATCCAGAAATGTTCCAATCGGGTAATGGGACTGAAACATTACCCTGTGTTCGCCGGACTCTCAGCtcttaaccaatattcatgataTGCATTGACAGCATTTGCAGATGCATtgactgttgttgttgttgcataAGCATCTGTGCCATGTGTACCAGATTCATCTGGTAATACACTGCTGTATTCTGCTCCATTGCAACAGCCATTCGCACTTGAATGCTGTTATTTTCTTGAATAGATGCAGATATTTCACTGTGCTTTGTGATGAGTCGCTCCAGTAACGAATTGGTGGTATTACGGGAGCTTcgtacctcttccacaacagacgtCAAACGGTCTACCGAGTCACCAATTCTCTGTACTCTGTCTTCCATATTTCGGCGAGATGTTTCCTGCCCTCCTTCCATCTTTCTGGCAAAGTCTGTGATGGAATGAAACCGAGTGCCTTGTTCGGGCAGACCATGCACCAGTTGtgttggaagactggtgcctgtggagggtacccttgcttgagatggaccttcCCCTTCAGTGGTTGGAACTTGAAGGTTGGGGAAGGCTTGCTGTAGCATCTCAAATCTTGTTGCAGCATCTTCGTGGACCAAACTGTCAGCTGGAGAAAATGTCAGTGATTCACAGTCATGTTCTAATCgctctgtaaaacaaaaaaatatttcctacatcaattattcagatattacattatatgattttcatgttaaaaattatttgagaaatgcatgtattctgttaaaacaagtaaaaaaaataattattcaccGGTTACTGAGCCGACAGGAGATGCTATTTCTTCCATGGCAGCTTGAGAATAAAAGGTGGATACTGGTGTTACCACCTGTTCCCTTGGGATGATGGattctaaaacatacaataataaaaaaaaattaatattggCAAATAAATATAACATGTGAGACAtttcattctataaaatgatacatgtgtacaataaaaatatgtatattcctATGGATTGGTAAAAAATAATGAGAATATATTGCTAGATAGTTATGTACACAAAATTTTTCACATCTTCATACCTTCTGGACTATGAGCAAGGGTTATTGATGTTCCCCCTTCTTCACGCATCTCTTCAACGGGTCGGGCttctatacataataataaattagataaaataaatttatatatatatatagagagagagagagagagagagagagagagagagagatagagagagagagatagatagatatatagataaaaaaaaaatgacacattacAAGAAAAAGTTTGCTGAGACcaaacaaaaaattaattctgTGTAAACATTACCTTGCTGTACATCAGCAACAGGTTCCGAGACGTGTACCTCAGTCCCTCTTCTTCTCTTGTGAGCTGTAACTTAATGTTAAAATACTATTAGATGCTATTACTAATTTTTTGCCAGGATTTAAATAGTGATCAAGAGTGACACACAGGAATAGTGAGTGAGAGAGTGTGATAGTGAAAGGGAAGgttagagagagagataaagcaatattaagataaaaagagggagagtgacagtgaaagagagagtgatagtgaaagagagcgagaaagagagaaagagagagagagtgagatagagagagaaagagagagagagagagaaagagagagagtgaaagagagagagacattgataGACCTAAGAGCGACAGTGATAtaataagagagagagagttatagtaaaagagagagatggagatatatgcatattgttttacaatgcaaatataattaCCTTTTTTAATTGGTTCCACACTTTTGGCAGGATGAGTAGGCTTGGTTAAACGGCTTACATTTTCtgtaacaaataattataataagctttacaaaatgtactatatttaaaatatattatatcaactTGATCACAATTTATACCTTGATTGGAAGCCGTTCTCCCTACTTCCACTGCGACTTGTCTTGGCATAAGCAATGTCAcacctataataaaaataaaatttatttttatttatatagaagcaataacattacattttagttttttgtCGATTCTATGGAAATATTACATTCATTGCATACAGATAGCACCAAAAAtatcaaattacattttacattggaaGAATATTTTTTGGATAGATATTAATTGCatgcaataataatagtaacaagtGTAACATCAATTCCAGGTACTATAAGACAAATGATATACATTACTATCTCACTATTACCAAattataaacatgtaaatatgtatgtgtatatgtagatatgtatgtgtatatgtagatatatatgagtatatgtagatatatatgagtatatgtagatatatatatatatatatatatatatatatatatatatatatatatatatagatagatagatagatatatacacacacttgtaggttaattgactggtattggaattgaccctagtgtctgtgtgtgaatttagactgtaagctccaatggtccagggactgatgtaagtgatttttctctacagtgctgtggaatctgtggcactatataaaaaaatggtgatgatgatgtatgtacatacatacatacatacatacatacatacatacatacatacatacatacatacacatatatgtttgattacattttggtgtaaaacattgataaataaaataataaacaactttCAGGAACACTATtatggaacaagatttttttttatttaacatagggGATATTTTTCATAAAAAGTGTTATGTGTGAATAATATTGCTTTAGTTTCTAAAAGGttaagggctacatttactaagctgtggattggagaaattggggatgttgcctatagcaaccaatcaaaatctagctttcataaagctagaatctaattgcttgctataggcaacatccacacttttgcaaacctgcagcttagtaaatctagcactaaagTGTTATCTGGGTGTAATGTGTAGTGTAAAGTATATAATATATGGAGCATGTATACATGCATGTGTGCATCTTTAATATTATACCTTCTCCTTCTACACTCCTCTGGCCCTTGTGTCCTTGAGAATAacccaaatctaaaatacattcaaagaaacattttttagtACATCTGTATATAAGAATTTAGcaaggcaagaaaaaaaaaaaaaaaagaaaacatttattcattattatacatTTGCCATTTACCTCCTGATTTGGATTTTCTCTTCTGGGGTACTGCTTCACTTTCATGTCTTCTCCTTTGTGCTgcatcttgttctgcaaaattgtaaaaaaagtttagaatttttttttaatttaaatcacaTCATTACTTTTAGAGACAATTATACATACCTCGTGGCTGGAAGGTGGATGGATCaagggtgtccactgtcccttccactccttccacaagatcagcactgAGAATTTTCCGCATCTTCTTCTCGCAAGGCTTAAATTGTAGGCGCAGTGGCTTGGTACCACCAGTTACCCTGGAATGACGGGCAACGGCTGCCATCTTCGCCTTCGTGGTGCGCTTGCAGTCCCGAAAGCGTTTCATGCAAACTGCAACTGATCTGACTCGAACACCTACTGTGGACACATTTGAGGCAATCTGGGACCAAATCTTCTGCTTATGCTTGAAGGACGCCTTCAGCGATTGGGCACCCTTCAGTGTCTCATAATGTTGCAGTACCCCAGCGACAAGGACTTCATTCTCCTCAAGTGTGAAGCGCCTGGATCGTGTTACAGATGGTCCTACTTCGTCATCAGATCCACTCTCTGTAAGATGTTGCTGCTGGGTGCTTGTGCTGGCTTGCACGCTGCTCACAAACTGCTGACGCCTTCTTTCTTCTTGGCGCGCCTCAGGTCTGTCTCTCCATTCCTCGCCACTGCTGACAATTTCTTCTTGGGTTCCCTGTGTAGAAGAAAAAGAATCCCTACGCTCCCTAAACATGGCTACTCTAATAAATTTTACttgctaaaacaaataaaaactattgactATTTAACAACACTTGCCTAAGGTTACAGTACACTAGTATGTTATAAATATACTACTACTATAATACACTAgtaataacaattaattaaactacacaagtacttgacaaaaaaaaaatatgcagttgtattgaaaaaaaattataatataatttttaagggacCGAACTAGGTTCAATACAATCTATGTAAACTACAgaaaaataaatgctaactaattacatttatttaagaaaaaaaggacaataatGCAATTGTAgaaacacaggaaaaaaataatctaaCACTAATGAAAATTTATGcagttgtatttaaaataaattattatataatttttaagggaccaaagtaGGTTCAATACAATCTATATAAACTACAATTAAGTAGTAAATGCTAACTAATTCAATTTATCAAAAAAGGACAATACTGCAATTGtgaaaatacaggacaaaaaaacaaaaaaccaaaacaaatatttttatgtgtgtgtatgtgtgtaaatatatatatatatatatatatatatatatatatatatatatatatatatatatatatatatatatatatatatatatatatatatatatatatatatatatatatatatatatatatatatatatggcagcacagtggcctagtggttagcacgtctgcctcacagcactggggtcatgagttcgattcccgaccatggccttatctgtgtggagtttgtatgttctccctgtgtttgcgtgggtttcctccgggtgctccggtttcctcccacactccaaaaacatactggtaggttaattggctgcaatcaaaaattgaccctagtctctgt
This window of the Mixophyes fleayi isolate aMixFle1 chromosome 8, aMixFle1.hap1, whole genome shotgun sequence genome carries:
- the LOC142099960 gene encoding uncharacterized protein LOC142099960, with amino-acid sequence MFRERRDSFSSTQGTQEEIVSSGEEWRDRPEARQEERRRQQFVSSVQASTSTQQQHLTESGSDDEVGPSVTRSRRFTLEENEVLVAGVLQHYETLKGAQSLKASFKHKQKIWSQIASNVSTVGVRVRSVAVCMKRFRDCKRTTKAKMAAVARHSRVTGGTKPLRLQFKPCEKKMRKILSADLVEGVEGTVDTLDPSTFQPREQDAAQRRRHESEAVPQKRKSKSGDLGYSQGHKGQRSVEGEGVTLLMPRQVAVEVGRTASNQAHKRRRGTEVHVSEPVADVQQEARPVEEMREEGGTSITLAHSPEESIIPREQVVTPVSTFYSQAAMEEIASPVGSVTERLEHDCESLTFSPADSLVHEDAATRFEMLQQAFPNLQVPTTEGEGPSQARVPSTGTSLPTQLVHGLPEQGTRFHSITDFARKMEGGQETSRRNMEDRVQRIGDSVDRLTSVVEEVRSSRNTTNSLLERLITKHSEISASIQENNSIQVRMAVAMEQNTAVYYQMNLVHMAQMLMQQQQQSMHLQMLSMHIMNIG